Proteins encoded within one genomic window of Tamandua tetradactyla isolate mTamTet1 chromosome 11, mTamTet1.pri, whole genome shotgun sequence:
- the LOC143649748 gene encoding olfactory receptor 8H1-like, producing the protein MGNGNNTNVPDFILVGLTDSEVVRPVLFVLFLLIYLITVLGNAGMILIIHLDLQLHTPMYFFLSHLSFLDLSYSTVITPKTLENLLTSNKYISFLGCFTQMSFFSFLAVTEFFFLSSMAYDRYVAICNPLNYMIVMSTRLCWALITGSYMISFTESFVNIVYMKSLLFCKSNVIYHFFCDITPVLALSCTNTHDTEIMIYFFGTFNVLVSFITISVSYACVLSTILKIHSTSGKRKAFSTCASHLLGVTIYYSTTIFTYLKPKKSYSLGRDQVASVFYTMVIPMLNPFIYSLRNKEVKNALIRVMQKRESTRQLK; encoded by the coding sequence ATGGgaaatggaaacaacacaaatgtgcCAGACTTCATCCTTGTGGGGTTGACAGACTCTGAAGTGGTCCGGCCAGTCCTCTTTGTGCTGTTTCTCCTGATATACCTCATTACTGTCCTGGGCAATGCAGGGATGATATTGATAATTCATCTGGATCTCCAACTTCACACcccaatgtatttttttctcagtcaCCTGTCATTCCTTGATCTCAGTTACTCAACAGTCATCACTCCTAAAACCTTAGAAAACTTACTGACTTCTAACAAGTACATTTCATTCTTAGGCTGCTTCAcccagatgtcttttttttccttcttggctgtcactgaatttttttttctttcctcaatggcctatgaccgctatgtagcCATCTGTAATCCTCTGAACTACATGATTGTCATGTCCACGAGACTTTGCTGGGCCCTCATCACTGGATCCTACATGATTAGCTTTACTGAATCCTTTGTCAATATTGTTTACATGAAGAGTTTGCTGTTCTGCAAGTCTAATGTCAtctatcactttttctgtgatatAACACCAGTTTTAGCCCTGTCCTGCACTAACACTCATGACACTGAaatcatgatatatttttttggtaCTTTCAATGTATTGGTGTCTTTTATCACAATTTCTGTGTCCTATGCATGTGTTCTGTCTACTATCCTGAAAATTCATTCAACTTCAGGAAAGCGCAAAGCTTTCTCTACTTGTGCCTCCCACCTCCTGGGAGTCACCATCTATTATAGCACtacaatttttacttatttaaaaccaaagaaatcTTACTCTCTGGGAAGGGATCAAGTGGCCTCTGTGTTTTATACTATGGTGATCCCTATGCTGAATCCATTCATTTATAGTCTTAggaacaaagaagtgaaaaatgctctCATTAGAGTCATGCAGAAGAGAGAGAGCACCAGGCAATTGAAATGA